A genomic region of Brevibacillus sp. JNUCC-41 contains the following coding sequences:
- the serS gene encoding serine--tRNA ligase has product MLDLKYVRNNFEEVKRVLQFRGEDLTDLGKFEELDVKRRTLIADTEKLKSQRNEVSQQVAVLKREKKDADQLIAEMREVGDRIKGFDDELREVEAQLETLLLSIPNIPHESVPVGETEDDNVEIRKWGELPEFKFEPKPHWDVAGDLGILDFERAAKVTGSRFVFYRGLGARLERALISFMLDLHVEEHGYEEMLPPYMVNRASMTGTGQLPKFEEDAFRIESDDYFLIPTAEVPVTNFHRDEIMSTDDLPISYAAYSASFRSEAGSAGRDTRGLIRQHQFNKVELVKFVKPEDSYAELENLTGHAEKVLQLLGLPYRVLSMCTGDLGFTAAKKYDIEVWIPSYGTYREISSCSNFEAFQARRANIRFRRDAKGKPEHVHTLNGSGLAIGRTVAALLENFQQEDGSVIIPEVLRPYMRGVEVIKP; this is encoded by the coding sequence ATGTTGGATTTGAAATATGTAAGGAATAATTTTGAAGAAGTGAAGCGTGTATTGCAATTTAGAGGAGAAGATTTGACCGATTTAGGTAAATTCGAGGAACTGGATGTAAAGCGTCGGACTTTGATTGCTGATACGGAAAAGCTGAAAAGCCAAAGAAACGAAGTTTCACAGCAAGTGGCCGTATTGAAACGGGAAAAAAAGGACGCAGATCAGTTGATTGCCGAAATGCGTGAAGTTGGTGACCGTATCAAAGGGTTCGATGATGAACTTCGTGAAGTGGAAGCCCAGTTAGAAACATTACTTCTTTCCATTCCGAATATTCCGCATGAAAGTGTGCCTGTTGGTGAGACGGAAGACGATAATGTCGAAATCCGTAAATGGGGAGAGTTACCGGAATTCAAGTTTGAACCGAAACCACACTGGGATGTAGCTGGAGATCTAGGCATCCTGGATTTTGAACGGGCAGCAAAAGTGACCGGAAGCCGATTTGTATTTTATAGGGGTCTTGGTGCTCGATTAGAGCGTGCTTTAATTAGCTTTATGTTGGACCTTCATGTTGAGGAACACGGATATGAAGAAATGCTGCCGCCATATATGGTGAACCGTGCAAGCATGACGGGAACAGGTCAATTGCCAAAATTCGAAGAGGATGCTTTCCGTATCGAAAGTGATGATTACTTCTTGATTCCTACAGCCGAAGTCCCGGTGACAAACTTCCATCGTGATGAAATCATGAGCACGGACGATCTGCCGATAAGCTATGCGGCATACAGCGCTTCATTCCGTTCAGAGGCAGGATCTGCTGGTCGTGATACCCGCGGGTTAATTCGTCAGCACCAATTCAATAAAGTTGAATTAGTGAAGTTCGTGAAGCCGGAAGATTCTTATGCAGAATTGGAAAATCTCACAGGTCATGCCGAAAAGGTCCTTCAATTGCTAGGCCTCCCATACCGAGTGCTGAGCATGTGTACGGGAGATCTTGGATTCACTGCTGCTAAAAAGTATGATATCGAGGTTTGGATCCCGAGTTATGGGACGTACCGAGAAATTTCTTCTTGCAGTAACTTTGAAGCATTCCAGGCTAGACGGGCCAATATCCGCTTCAGACGTGATGCAAAAGGCAAACCGGAACATGTCCATACTCTAAATGGGTCAGGTCTGGCAATCGGCCGTACAGTCGCTGCACTTTTGGAAAATTTTCAGCAGGAAGATGGCAGTGTTATCATTCCTGAAGTATTACGTCCATATATGCGCGGTGTGGAAGTCATTAAACCGTAA
- a CDS encoding D-alanyl-D-alanine carboxypeptidase family protein, which yields MKKISKMTLIFTFVLVLVMSQFAYQPGEAVAESDNLGLKAEAAIVIDGVTGQIVYEKNADKVLGIASMSKMMTEYIIMESIENGKISWDQKVKINKYVHDLSKAPNLSNVGLTEGEDYTVKELYQAMAVYSGNAATVALAQLVSGSEKSFVKLMNEKAKELGLKHHKFVNASGLNNSDLLGQYPSGNEDDENIMTAKDTALLAYRLINDYPEVLKIASIPKLKFRDGKEYPNFNWMLPGLIFEYKGVDGLKTGSTDFAGYGHTGTVIRDGQRYITVVMKSTNKNERFADSTKLMNYAYATFKKEKVLPANYQVKGKETLSVVKGKEKNVKIQSEKAIELLVENGEKDNYKTDLVIDKKKLNDDGKLTAPIKKGEKLGYITVTPKKGEDYGYINGDPVKVNVVAAESVEKANWFVLSMRAVGGFFGDVWSSVASTVKGWF from the coding sequence TTGAAAAAAATCAGCAAGATGACCCTCATTTTCACTTTTGTTTTAGTTCTTGTTATGTCGCAATTTGCCTATCAACCGGGGGAAGCTGTTGCTGAATCTGATAATTTAGGTTTAAAAGCAGAGGCAGCCATCGTCATTGATGGTGTAACAGGACAAATCGTGTATGAAAAAAATGCCGATAAAGTATTAGGGATTGCATCCATGTCTAAAATGATGACCGAGTACATCATAATGGAGTCAATCGAAAATGGGAAAATCAGTTGGGATCAAAAAGTTAAAATAAATAAATACGTACATGACCTTTCAAAAGCACCCAATTTGTCGAATGTTGGGTTAACAGAAGGTGAAGATTATACAGTTAAGGAACTATATCAAGCTATGGCCGTCTATTCCGGAAATGCGGCAACAGTAGCTTTAGCACAGTTGGTTTCCGGAAGTGAAAAGAGCTTCGTTAAGTTAATGAACGAAAAAGCAAAGGAATTAGGTTTGAAACACCATAAATTCGTTAATGCCAGCGGTTTGAACAACTCCGATTTATTAGGACAGTATCCTTCCGGTAATGAAGATGATGAAAATATCATGACAGCAAAAGATACTGCCCTTCTTGCTTATCGTTTAATAAACGATTATCCGGAAGTGTTAAAGATCGCCAGCATTCCTAAATTGAAGTTCCGCGATGGAAAAGAATATCCGAACTTCAACTGGATGTTGCCAGGTCTGATATTTGAATATAAAGGCGTAGATGGACTAAAAACGGGTTCTACTGACTTTGCCGGTTATGGACATACAGGGACGGTTATCCGAGACGGTCAGCGCTATATCACGGTGGTTATGAAGTCCACTAATAAAAACGAACGTTTTGCAGATAGCACTAAGCTTATGAACTATGCTTATGCAACCTTTAAAAAGGAAAAAGTCCTTCCAGCCAATTACCAGGTGAAAGGGAAAGAAACACTTTCAGTAGTAAAAGGTAAGGAAAAAAACGTTAAGATTCAATCTGAAAAGGCAATCGAGCTACTTGTTGAAAATGGTGAGAAAGATAACTATAAAACAGATTTAGTGATCGATAAAAAGAAATTGAATGATGATGGCAAGCTTACTGCACCAATCAAAAAAGGTGAAAAGCTAGGTTACATCACAGTCACTCCTAAAAAAGGAGAAGATTACGGGTACATTAACGGCGATCCGGTTAAGGTGAACGTCGTAGCTGCTGAATCTGTTGAAAAGGCAAACTGGTTCGTATTATCAATGCGAGCGGTTGGCGGATTCTTTGGTGACGTATGGAGCAGTGTAGCTTCTACTGTTAAAGGCTGGTTTTAA